One Takifugu rubripes chromosome 19, fTakRub1.2, whole genome shotgun sequence genomic window carries:
- the hrh1 gene encoding histamine H1 receptor, whose amino-acid sequence MIKGTRSVMESGPSPSAGPLRLSTRGSEANWSIVVHTASLKSNHTPTFPSHLHTGLLAVSLGLLSLVTVIMNMLVLYAVKKEKSLHTVGNLYIVSLSVADLIVGTTVMPLNLLYLLEEEWKLGRTICQFWLIMDYVASTASIFSLFILCLDRYRSVRQPLKYLKYRTWGRASAMIAGAWLLSMLWIIPILGWRLFTHVDLKPEEENKCDTDFRFVTWFKVVTAVFNFYMPSVLMLWFYRHIYLTVRQHLKDRGRIIHPTNSFEENENEHNAHTPVSEHKSSKKDCNVARELSKEQHPTDPQTNPSSDGDKTKKASSRSHRKIGVKGQQTRSLLAIKERQHRLVRKVKGCSLTPEEKQQTVMRSAGNHQSITDRPQAPLDDYHVSGPKLASGICDLTRVSDMQKKTCALSKIHTVPWTEEEEADPFKPAYAKSLRQTWQKFIGQSRHRVQSLKIHKEHKAAKQLGFIISAFFLCWIPYFITFMVMAFCRECVHHELHMFTIWLGYINSTLNPFIYPLCNGNFKRVFKKFLRIPCCKVEKRREPSRMTV is encoded by the coding sequence ATGATAAAGGGGACTCGCAGCGTGATGGAGTCGGGTCCGTCTCCCTCCGCCGGGCCTCTTCGCCTCAGCACCAGGGGCAGTGAGGCTAACTGGAGCATCGTGGTACACACTGCCTCGCTGAAATCCAACCACACCCCGACCTTCCCTTCGCACCTTCACACCGGCCTTCTTGCCGTCTCTCTGGGGCTCCTGTCGCTCGTCACAGTGATAATGAACATGCTCGTTCTTTACGCcgtgaagaaagagaagagccTCCACACGGTCGGGAACCTCTACATCGTCAGTCTGTCTGTGGCAGACCTGATTGTTGGGACCACAGTCATGCCTCTCAACCTGTTGTATTTGTTGGAGGAAGAATGGAAGCTGGGCCGCACCATTTGCCAGTTCTGGCTGATTATGGACTACGTGGCTAGTACGGCCTCGATTTTCAGCTTGTTTATCCTGTGTTTGGACCGTTACCGCTCTGTCAGACAGCCACTCAAGTACCTGAAATATCGAACGTGGGGGAGAGCCAGCGCGATGATCGCGGGAGCCTGGCTGCTGTCCATGTTGTGGATCATACCTATATTAGGCTGGAGGTTGTTCACACACGTCGACCTGAAACCTGAAGAAGAGAACAAGTGCGACACAGATTTCCGCTTTGTTACCTGGTTTAAAGTCGTCACGGCCGTCTTCAACTTCTACATGCCCTCGGTTCTGATGCTGTGGTTTTACAGGCACATCTACTTGACGGTGAGGCAACATCTCAAAGACAGAGGGAGAATCATTCACCCCACCAATTCATTTGAGGAAAACGAGAATGAACACAACGCTCACACGCCTGTTAGCGAGCATAAATCATCCAAAAAAGATTGCAATGTTGCGAGGGAACTCTCTAAGGAGCAACATCCAACTGACCCACAAACAAATCCGAGCAGCGATGGAGATAAAACCAAGAAAGCGTCATCCAGGTCTCACAGAAAAATTGGCGTAAAAGGTCAGCAAACAAGGTCACTTCTTGCTATCAAAGAGAGACAACACAGACTGGTGCGGAAAGTCAAAGGCTGCTCCTTGACTcctgaggagaagcagcaaaCTGTAATGCGCTCAGCTGggaatcatcaatcaatcacaGACAGACCTCAGGCCCCTTTAGATGATTATCACGTCAGCGGGCCAAAGTTGGCCAGTGGCATCTGTGACCTCACTCGTGTGTCAGACATGCAGAAGAAGACTTGTGCGCTTTCCAAAATTCACACTGTGCCCtggactgaggaggaggaagctgaccCTTTTAAGCCAGCTTATGCAAAGTCTCTGAGGCAGACTTGGCAAAAGTTTATTGGCCAATCGCGCCACCGCGTCCAAAGCCTCAAGATCCACAAAGAGCACAAGGCGGCCAAGCAGCTGGGCTTCATCATCTCGGCCTTCTTTTTGTGTTGGATACCCTACTTCATCACTTTCATGGTCATGGCGTTCTGCAGAGAGTGTGTGCACCATGAGCTTCACATGTTTACCATATGGCTTGGATACATCAATTCCACTCTCAACCCATTTATATACCCACTGTGCAACGGGAACTTCAAACGAGTGTTTAAAAAGTTTTTGAGGATTCCTTGTTGCAAGGTGGAGAAAAGGAGGGAACCGTCTCGAATGACCGTCTGA